The DNA sequence TGCCGATGAGCGACCGGGGCAGTTCGTCGACCTGGAAGAAGCGCCGCGGCACCTTGTAGGCCGCGAGGTGCTGCTTGCAGTGCTCGCGCAGCGCGTCCGGGTCCAGGACGGCCCCCTCGCGGAGCACGACCGCCGCGACGACCTGCTCGCCGCCGGCGCGCGGGAGCGCCACGACGGCCGCCTCCAGCACATCGGGGTGGGCGTGCAGCGCCGCCTCGACCTCGGTCGGTGCGACATTGAAGCCGCCGGTGATGATGATCTCCTTGAGCCGGTCGACGACCGTGACGAACCCGTCGGGCGAAATCGTGACGATGTCACCCGTGCGGACCCAGCCGCCCGGCAGGAGTGAGTCCGCCGTCTCGGCCGGTCGCCGCCAGTAGCCCTGGAACACCTGCGGCCCGCGGATCAGCAGCTCGCCCGCCTCCCCGAACGGCAGGTCGGTGTGCGGGTCCGCGGGGTCCACGACCCGGATGTCCGTGCTCGGGAACGGCACACCGACCGTGCCGGGACGCCGGGACGGTCCGATCGGGTTTCCGAGCGCGACCGGGGAGGTCTCGGTCATCCCGTAACCCTCGACCAGCAGTCCGCCGGTCACCTCCTCCCACCGCGCCACGGTGTCCACCGGCAGGCTCATCGCCCCCGAGATCGCGAACCGCACCGAGGTCAGGTCGATCTCGCCGCGCTCGGCCGCGCGGGCGAGCTGGTCGTAGATCGGCGGGACGGCGGGCAGGAAGGTCGGCGGGGACTTCTTCGCGGCATCCGTGACGAGCTTCGCGTCGTACTTCGGGAACAGGACGAGCTTGGCCCCGATGCTCATCGCGAACGTGAGGCACAGCGTCATGCCGTACGCGTGGAAAAGCGGGAGGACGCCGTAGAAGGTCTCCTCCCCCTCGTGCAGGCCCGGCACCCAGGCGCGCCCCTGCATCGCGTTCGCGCGGAGGTTGCGGTGCGTGAGGATCGCCCCCTTGGGGGTGCCCGTCGTGCCGCTCGTGTATTGCAGGAGCGCGATGTCATCGAGGACGGGGCGCGGATGCCGCTTGCTGAGCCGTCGGCCGTCCACGAGCGAACGCCACGCGAGCACCTTCTTCGCACGCGGCGTCGCGGTCAGCGCCGCCCGTGCCTCCCGGGCCTTCGCGACCGGCAGCCGC is a window from the Microbacterium lacus genome containing:
- a CDS encoding long-chain-fatty-acid--CoA ligase — translated: MTSENPYAARPWLAAYAPGVPDTIDEVTQTLSDMIEGSIRSHQKAPALEFFGARTTYRELGEQIERAAEGLRRLGVTHGDRVAIVLPNCPQHVVAFYAVLRLGGIVVEHNPLYTARELRHQFEDHQARFAIAWDKVYDTLDGFPADLKLERIVSVDITEAMPWTTRAALRLPVAKAREARAALTATPRAKKVLAWRSLVDGRRLSKRHPRPVLDDIALLQYTSGTTGTPKGAILTHRNLRANAMQGRAWVPGLHEGEETFYGVLPLFHAYGMTLCLTFAMSIGAKLVLFPKYDAKLVTDAAKKSPPTFLPAVPPIYDQLARAAERGEIDLTSVRFAISGAMSLPVDTVARWEEVTGGLLVEGYGMTETSPVALGNPIGPSRRPGTVGVPFPSTDIRVVDPADPHTDLPFGEAGELLIRGPQVFQGYWRRPAETADSLLPGGWVRTGDIVTISPDGFVTVVDRLKEIIITGGFNVAPTEVEAALHAHPDVLEAAVVALPRAGGEQVVAAVVLREGAVLDPDALREHCKQHLAAYKVPRRFFQVDELPRSLIGKVLRRQVREQLLRDGD